TTTTTGGTTAAACGTCTCGAAATCTAATTTAGCGCTTGAATATATGATATAAAACAAATTAGAGTATATATATTTAAAAATATGGCAAAATATGTATAAATTCTACAATATAATAGATAAATAACTAATCTATTGCTTACAATAAAAAAGTAAGATCGTTGAATATTTGGGTTATTACACAAAAGAGTCGATCATCAATATTTACAATTAATAAAAAACTCAGTTATTACAAAAAAATCGGAGAGTTAAAAGGTAAAAACGGGTTACTTGATCTTAACCCCGTTATAATTCCTGAGGATGTCGATAACATCGATGAGCTTTTTCTTGGCTTCGCCATCGTCAAAGTTCTTTAGCATCTCATCGATCCTCGCGATGCTGGTCTCGACATGCTTCATACACCTATCAACGGCCTCGTCGGAGGACATCTTTTCCATATAGACCAGCGGTAAAATATATGACTGCTGGGCGGACTTCTTGGTGTCATCGTCTATGCTGAGGAACTCTATCAGATCGTCAACGATCTGGTAAGCGATACCGAACTCCTTGCCCATTTCACGGCATAATAGTGCCTTTTCCTCTGAGGTCCCGGCACTGCGCGCCCCGATCTCGAAAGCCGCTATGAACATTGCCGCCGTCTTTTTCAGGACACATTCGAAATAATCATCCTCGGTCGCCTTGAATGTCCTTGACTTAATATCGAGTAGCTCTCCCTCGGCCGCCAAAAGACCCGATAAACCGAACGCTGTTATGGAAGGCTGGTCATACTTCGAGATGAGCATCATGGATTTTGATATAAGGTAATCGTTGCATACCATTGCCAGGAACAGACCGAACTTTTCATGGGAGGTCGGCTCACCGCGTCTCTTTAAGCCTTCATCCAGGATGTCATCCTGTATCAGTGACGCAGTATGGATACATTCAAGGGCTAAAGCGGCATCAAGGGCATGCTCTACGGTACCGTTATTTAACTCCGCAGTAAGGAGAAGAGTTAACGGCCTGAGCCTCTTTCCTGATGTCTTCAATGAGTGGGCC
The nucleotide sequence above comes from Methanooceanicella nereidis. Encoded proteins:
- a CDS encoding polyprenyl synthetase family protein; translation: MQDWKESKAIMDGIDNLLKDVEMVEIKKGLAHSLKTSGKRLRPLTLLLTAELNNGTVEHALDAALALECIHTASLIQDDILDEGLKRRGEPTSHEKFGLFLAMVCNDYLISKSMMLISKYDQPSITAFGLSGLLAAEGELLDIKSRTFKATEDDYFECVLKKTAAMFIAAFEIGARSAGTSEEKALLCREMGKEFGIAYQIVDDLIEFLSIDDDTKKSAQQSYILPLVYMEKMSSDEAVDRCMKHVETSIARIDEMLKNFDDGEAKKKLIDVIDILRNYNGVKIK